One part of the Drosophila teissieri strain GT53w chromosome 3R, Prin_Dtei_1.1, whole genome shotgun sequence genome encodes these proteins:
- the LOC122621539 gene encoding uncharacterized protein LOC122621539, protein MRITWRTFPKLLIVVPLLHFYLAHCVKAESEDHKRRKESEQPNVQNVNIAWLMKQGKLRKT, encoded by the exons ATGAGGATTACTTGGCGAACGTTTCCCAAATTGCTGATTGTGGTGCCATTGCTGCATTTTTATCTGGCCCACTGTGTTAAGGCAGAATCTGAAGACCACAAGCGTCGTAAAGAATCGg AGCAACCCAATGTGCAGAATGTGAACATCGCCTGGCTGATGAAGCAGGGGAAGTTGCGAAAGACATAA